CAGATCTGAAGCAACTTCACTCGTCCGAGGGAATATACGCAGGAAGTCCCCATACCTACGCTCGATTACCGCCCAAATCACCCGTCTGCGGCAGCTGCGTGAGGAAACTCACCCGTCCAGGGCCGGGCAGGCCGTACGATGTGCGGCCGGCCCGACCCACGTGACCCACGTGACCCACCCGACCCACCGGCCCGGACGGGGCGCGGTCACTCAGTTGCCCTCGTACGGGTAGAAGCCGCGGCCGCTCTTGCGGCCGAGATCCCCCGCCGTGACCATCCGCGCCATGATCTCCGGCGCGGCGAACTTCTCGTCCTGGGTCTCGGCGTAGATGTTGCGGGCGGCGTGCAGCAGGATGTCGACGCCGGTGAGGTCGGCGGTCTGCAGCGGTCCCATCGGGTGACCGAAGCCGAGCCGGCAGGCGGTGTCGATGTCCTCGGCGGAGGCCACACCCGACTCGAAGAGCTTCGCCGCCTCGACGACCAGGGCGGTGATCAGGCGGGTGGTGACGAAGCCGGCGACGTCGCGGTTGACCACGACCACCTCCTTGCCCACCCCCTCGGCGAACTCCCGGGCCACCGCGAGCGCGTGGTCGCCCGTCTTGTAACCGCGCACCAGCTCGACCAGCTTCATCATCGGCACCGGCGAGAAGAAGTGCACCCCGACCACGGATTCGGGCCGCTCGGTCGCGGCGGCGATCCGGGTGATCGGGATCGCCGAGGTGTTGGAGGCCAGTACCGCGCCGTCCTTGGCGATCTTGTCGAGCTCCCGGAAGACGCCCTCCTTGACGTCCAGACGCTCGAACACGGCCTCGACCACGATGTCGGCCTCGGACACGGCGCCGAGGTCGGTGGTGGTGGTGATCCGGCCGAGCGCCGCCTCGGCGGCCTCGGGGGTGAGCCTCCCCTTCGAGACGAACCTGTCGAACGAGGCGCGGATGCCGTCCAGGCCGCGCCGCAGGGCCTCGTCGGTGACGTCGCGCAGCACCACCGGGTGCCCGGCCTGCGCGGAGACCTGCGCGATGCCCGCGCCCATCAGTCCGGCACCGATCACGGCGATCTGCTTGCTGGGTACGTTGCTCATGGCTGCTCTCCCGGGTGCTGTCCGTCCGCCCGTCCCCACCGGGAACTCGTGGATCCCGTGGGCTCCGGGCAGTGCCTGAAGGCGGCCCAGGGCAGGGGTGACCCTCCGGAGCCGCGCCGCTCATCGCCGGACTCTAACGCCCCCGCAGGCTCCGTGGTGAGATTGGCCGGTGTGATCTGCGCCCGGCGAGGCGCACTACCCGGAGGGCCGATCGTGCGGACGCTGGCGTTCCTGCTGCTGAGTTTCGGCGTGCTCGCGGTACTCGTCCTGCTGCTGCGCTGGACGTACGGCAGCGGCACCTCCCTGGTGGCCCGGCGCCCGCGCACCGGCCGACCGGACGAGTACGGACTGCTGGTCGCCGTCTGCGACCCGGCCGACGCCGCCGAGGCACGGCGGTCGGCCGCCCTGCTCGCCGCGGCCGGCCTGCGCCACACCCTGGTGCGGACCGCCGACGGACTGCGGCTGATGGTCTGGCCCGCCGACGAGGCGGCCGCCAGGGCCGTTCTGCGGCGGGACGGACGACGGGACTGACGACCGCGCCGACGACCGGGCCGGGACGGGCCGGTGACGGAGCCGGTGACAGCGCCGGTGACGGGGCCGGACAGCGACGGTGACGGGGCCGGACAGCGAGAGGCGGCACTCCGGGCGACGTCCGGCGGCAGCCCCTGCGGCGCCCACCGCGCCCACCGCGCCTACCGCGCCTACCGCGCGACGAGTCCCAAGTCCTGCGCCAGGATGGCCGCCTGGACCCGGCTGCGCAGACCGAGCTTGGCCAGGATCCGGCTGACGTGCGTCTTGGTGGTGGCCTCCGCCATCTCCAGCCGGGCCGCGATCTCGCCGTTCGACAGGCCCGCGCCGATGCAGCGCAGCACCTCCCGCTCGCGCGGCGTCAGCCCGCCCACCGCCTCGCGGGCCTCGGCGCCCACCGGCCGCCCCGGGCGGGCGAAGGTGCCGATCAGCCGCCTGGTCACCGAGGGCGCCAGCATGCCGTCCCCGCGCGCCACCGTGCGGACGCCCTCGACCAGGGCGTCCGCCTCCAGGTCCTTGAGCAGGAAGCCGGCCGCGCCGGCCCGCAGCGCCCCGTAGACGTACTCGTCGAGGTCGAAGGTCGTGAGCACCAGCACCTGGGCCGCTCCCGCCTCCACCACCCGGCGGGTCGCCGACACCCCGTCGAGGCGGGGCATCTGGACGTCCATCAGCACCACGTCGGGCCGCAGCTCCAGCGCCAGGCGCACCGCCTCCTCGCCGTCGGCGGCCTGCCCCACCACCTCGATGTCCGGTTCGGCCCGCAGGATCATCACCAGGGCGGCCCGCACCGCCGCCTGGTCCTCGGCCACCAGGATCCGCACCGTCATGGCCTCTCCTTCCCCTTCGCCACCGACGCCGACTCGCGCGGCAGCACCGCGCGCACGCTCCATACGCCGTCCCGCTCCCCCGCCTCGAAGCTCCCGCCGAGCAGCGCGGCCCGCTCCCGCATGCCCACCAGTCCGGCCCGGGCGCCGGGCAGCTCCCGGCCGCCGTCCGCCCGGTAGGGGCTCTCCACCAGGATCTCCAGCCGCTCCGGCCGGTAGCTGAGCCGCAGCCGGACCGTCCCCGGGGCCGCGTGCTTCAGCGCGTTGGTCAGCGACTCCTGGACGATCCGGTACGCGGCCAGCTCGACCGGCACGGCCAGCTCCCCGCGCTCACCGTCCTCGGACGCCTCGAAGGCCAGCCCGGCGTCCGTGCCCGCCGCCCGGACCGCCTCCAGCAGCGCGTCCACCGCGTCCAGCTCCGGCGCGGCGTACGACTCCTCGGCCTCGGCGTCGCCGGTGGAGCGCAGCAGGCCGATCATCCGCCGCATCTCGGTCAGGCCCTGCACGCTGTTCTCGCGGATGACCGCGAGCACCGCGACCAGCGGGTCTTCCTCGGAGCGCTGCTGACGGCGGGCCACGGACTGCGCGCCGGTCGCGTGGATGGCGATGGCCGACAGGTGGTTGGCGATCACGTCGTGCAGCTCCCGGGCCATCCGGGCGCGCTCGGCGACCACGGCGCCCCGCCGGTCCATCTCGGAGAGCAGCGCCGTCTGCTGCGCGCGCAGCCGCTCGGTGTCGGCCTCGTCGCGGTGCCGGCGCAGCAGGTCGGCCGTCCAGACCGGCGCGATGAACACCAGCGCGGCGAACACGGCCACCAGCAGCGCCGAGGACACCGATCCGTACAGCACCGTCAGGCTGCTCAGCACGATGGTGGAGCCCGCGCCGGTGAGGTGCAGGATCAGCGACATCCGCTTGGACCCGTAGAGCACGGCGGCGTACAGCAGGTCGGTGTACAGGATGACGGTCGCCACCACCGAGCCCGCGAAGATGTTTCCGGCGAAGACCAGGCCGCCCAGGCAGACCGTCCAGACGGGGTGGGTGCGCCGCAGCAGTTCCAGGCCCGCCATGGCGCAGAGCGGCAGGACCGCGACCCAGACCGGGACCCGGCCCGCGTTGTCGTACGCGCCGGTGGCGATCAGCACCAGGCCGCCGAGCAGGCCGGCCAGGGCGATCGCGCGGTCCTCCTGGCGCGGGGTGAGTCTGAGTCCGGTCACAGGCTCCATCCCACCATCCGCCGGGCCCCCGCACGTGCGCCCGAGGGACGATCCGGCGTACATCGAAGGGTGCAGGCCCGATTCGGCACCGCGGAGGACGCACCGGCGGGCGGGCGGCCGGGCCCCAGTGGCCGGGCCCTCGCGACGGGGCCGGGCCGGCCGGGGCCGGACCGGTGGCCGCGACCGGTCGCCCGGCATCCCCCGGCGGCCCCGCCGGCTGCCGTCAGCGGTTCTCGCCGGGCACCCACAGCACGTCGCCCTGCTCCTTGTTGGCGGCCCGGGCCAGGATGAACAACAGGTCGGAGAGCCGGTTGAGGTACTTGGCGGTCAGCGGATTGACGCTCTCCCCGTGCACCTCGATCGCCGCCCAGGTGGCCCGCTCGGCCCGCCGGACCACCGTGCAGGCCAGGTGCAGGTACGCCGCCCCGGCGGTGCCGCCGGGGAGGATGAAGCTGCGCAGCTTCTCCAGCGACTCCAGGAAGTGGTCGCAGTCCGACTCCAGCCGGTCGATGTACGTCTGGAGCACCCGCAGCGGCGGGTACTTCGGGTCCTCGACCACCGGGGTCGCGAGGTCCGCGCCGACGTCGAACAGGTCGTTCTGGACCCGGGTCAGCACCGCCGAGACGTCCTCGGGCAGCGCGCCCGCCGCGACGGCCACGCCGATGGCGGCGTTCGCCTCGTTGGTGTCCGCGTAGGCGATCAGCCGGGGGTCGGTCTTGGTGGTCCGGCTCATGTCGCCGAGCGCCGTGGTGCCGTCGTCGCCGGTGCGGGTGTAGATACGCGTCAGG
The sequence above is drawn from the Kitasatospora sp. NBC_00315 genome and encodes:
- a CDS encoding 3-hydroxyacyl-CoA dehydrogenase family protein, producing MSNVPSKQIAVIGAGLMGAGIAQVSAQAGHPVVLRDVTDEALRRGLDGIRASFDRFVSKGRLTPEAAEAALGRITTTTDLGAVSEADIVVEAVFERLDVKEGVFRELDKIAKDGAVLASNTSAIPITRIAAATERPESVVGVHFFSPVPMMKLVELVRGYKTGDHALAVAREFAEGVGKEVVVVNRDVAGFVTTRLITALVVEAAKLFESGVASAEDIDTACRLGFGHPMGPLQTADLTGVDILLHAARNIYAETQDEKFAAPEIMARMVTAGDLGRKSGRGFYPYEGN
- a CDS encoding response regulator, coding for MTVRILVAEDQAAVRAALVMILRAEPDIEVVGQAADGEEAVRLALELRPDVVLMDVQMPRLDGVSATRRVVEAGAAQVLVLTTFDLDEYVYGALRAGAAGFLLKDLEADALVEGVRTVARGDGMLAPSVTRRLIGTFARPGRPVGAEAREAVGGLTPREREVLRCIGAGLSNGEIAARLEMAEATTKTHVSRILAKLGLRSRVQAAILAQDLGLVAR
- a CDS encoding sensor histidine kinase, whose product is MEPVTGLRLTPRQEDRAIALAGLLGGLVLIATGAYDNAGRVPVWVAVLPLCAMAGLELLRRTHPVWTVCLGGLVFAGNIFAGSVVATVILYTDLLYAAVLYGSKRMSLILHLTGAGSTIVLSSLTVLYGSVSSALLVAVFAALVFIAPVWTADLLRRHRDEADTERLRAQQTALLSEMDRRGAVVAERARMARELHDVIANHLSAIAIHATGAQSVARRQQRSEEDPLVAVLAVIRENSVQGLTEMRRMIGLLRSTGDAEAEESYAAPELDAVDALLEAVRAAGTDAGLAFEASEDGERGELAVPVELAAYRIVQESLTNALKHAAPGTVRLRLSYRPERLEILVESPYRADGGRELPGARAGLVGMRERAALLGGSFEAGERDGVWSVRAVLPRESASVAKGKERP
- a CDS encoding cob(I)yrinic acid a,c-diamide adenosyltransferase, which codes for MVNLTRIYTRTGDDGTTALGDMSRTTKTDPRLIAYADTNEANAAIGVAVAAGALPEDVSAVLTRVQNDLFDVGADLATPVVEDPKYPPLRVLQTYIDRLESDCDHFLESLEKLRSFILPGGTAGAAYLHLACTVVRRAERATWAAIEVHGESVNPLTAKYLNRLSDLLFILARAANKEQGDVLWVPGENR